The Streptococcaceae bacterium ESL0687 genome has a segment encoding these proteins:
- a CDS encoding ETX/MTX2 family pore-forming toxin produces the protein MFKKEKIVAIGLLSLSATIFVQPTLALEDGANDSNAPFSEIDSRATYEDKTLKEELKALSAILNSNMIKSGELSPDDKLSANQTNPSIRYTIPVVIENDKISVNKGKSSAVRTQVFSNTSGADNTLPTPVFNFNYKDSVTAMTNRTTNVAYQVEKELKLPFQMDGSTSINARYDYDSIKPLTTTSTKNWIVTQDRLYIPAGKKYKVEWLVNTGVARGDVKLTSQVEGLLPYKPRGTGTSKYEFYSAIRVQRELENELPGAEKWEGEDKWLITKRAEAFRIWGTGSFTAEYVNGLTRNVYDITNGESNAPLVESALVNMVSTN, from the coding sequence GTGTTTAAAAAAGAAAAGATAGTGGCAATCGGTCTGCTGAGTCTATCAGCAACAATTTTTGTTCAGCCTACCTTGGCTTTGGAAGATGGTGCTAATGATTCAAATGCACCTTTTTCTGAAATTGACAGCCGGGCAACTTATGAGGACAAAACTCTCAAGGAGGAGTTGAAGGCTCTTTCAGCTATCTTAAATAGCAATATGATTAAGTCTGGGGAGCTTTCACCTGATGATAAACTCTCAGCAAATCAAACCAATCCATCAATCCGTTATACCATACCTGTAGTTATTGAAAATGATAAGATATCCGTAAATAAGGGAAAATCTAGCGCGGTCCGTACCCAGGTGTTTTCAAACACAAGTGGGGCAGATAATACCCTTCCCACCCCTGTTTTCAATTTTAATTATAAGGACTCAGTCACCGCGATGACTAACCGGACCACAAATGTCGCGTATCAGGTGGAAAAGGAGCTGAAGCTACCCTTCCAGATGGATGGATCAACATCAATTAATGCAAGGTACGATTATGACAGCATTAAACCCTTGACGACCACAAGCACTAAAAATTGGATAGTAACTCAGGATAGGCTGTACATTCCTGCGGGAAAAAAATACAAGGTTGAGTGGTTGGTAAATACAGGAGTCGCCCGCGGGGACGTTAAACTTACCAGCCAAGTGGAAGGATTGCTCCCTTACAAGCCAAGAGGTACTGGAACCAGCAAATATGAGTTTTACTCTGCCATCAGAGTTCAGCGCGAACTTGAAAACGAACTTCCAGGAGCCGAAAAGTGGGAGGGAGAAGACAAGTGGTTGATAACAAAAAGAGCAGAGGCCTTTAGGATCTGGGGAACAGGGAGCTTTACTGCTGAATATGTAAATGGACTTACTAGAAATGTCTATGACATCACCAATGGTGAAAGCAATGCACCTCTAGTTGAAAGTGCCCTTGTAAATATGGTTTCCACTAACTAG
- a CDS encoding GlsB/YeaQ/YmgE family stress response membrane protein, which yields MIWSLIIGALIGLVAGKITNQSDNMGVIYKIFAGLAGSFIGQRLFGDGGFKLAGMAVIPSIIGAVILIIVISYFTDRRN from the coding sequence ATGATCTGGTCACTAATAATCGGAGCTTTAATCGGACTCGTTGCAGGAAAAATTACCAACCAATCTGACAACATGGGAGTCATTTATAAAATTTTCGCAGGTCTTGCTGGTTCTTTTATCGGCCAAAGATTATTCGGAGATGGTGGCTTCAAGCTTGCCGGAATGGCAGTTATACCATCAATTATTGGGGCAGTTATCCTAATAATTGTTATCTCATACTTCACAGATAGAAGAAACTGA